The following coding sequences are from one Nicotiana tomentosiformis chromosome 3, ASM39032v3, whole genome shotgun sequence window:
- the LOC104089396 gene encoding uncharacterized protein — protein sequence MDDAPSLHYEEGPSRPRTGTHQNDIEIVYTLEKLGPKVKWPPKMRSDPNTRKSDVLCEFHQERGHKTEDYIALRQEVVNMLQQGHLKKLLSDKGITNFARGREHQGPPKPPSPARTINMILGDEAYINSVKFTTTHKIKRSITRERYDELEESIIFDKSDTDDLAFPYNNALVITLRILDTDVKCIMVDDGSGACIIHPRVLTQIKLEDKIVLRCITLTGFNNAVERTSGEITLPILAGCVTLETTFHIMDQETA from the exons ATGGACGACGCCCCCTCCCTCCACTACGAAGAAGGTCCATCCAGACCAAGGACAGGAACCCATCAGAATGACATAG agatagtCTACACCCTGGAGAAGCTCGGGCCAAAAGTGAAGTGGCCGCCCAAGATGAGATCGGACcctaacaccagaaaatctgacGTCCTCTGTGAGTTCCACCAGGAACGAGGGCACAAGACTGAAGACTACATCGCCCTGAGGCAGGAAGTCGTGAATATGTTACAACAAGGACACCTTAAAAAGCTGCTAAGCGATAAGGGAATAACCAATTTCGCCAGAGGACGCGAACATCAAGGGCCGCCTAAGCCACCCTCACCAGCTCGTACCATCAACATGATCCTCGGCGACGAAGCCTATATCAACAGTGTGAAGTTCACCACTACCCACAAAATCAAGCGATCTATCACCCGTGAACGGTAcgacgaactcgaagaaagtatcatcttcgacaagTCGGACACCGACGATTTGGCTTTTCCTTATAATAACGCCCTCGTTATTACTCTGCGAATCTTAGATACTGATGTTAAATGCATTATGGTAGATGACGGGAGCGGCGCATgcattatccatcctcgagtacttACCCAAAtaaaactcgaggataagatagtactGCGCTGCATCACGCTAACTGGTTTTAACAATGCTGTTGAACGGACGTCCGGGGAAATTACACTCCCCATTTTGGCCGGCTGCGTGACTCTGGAAACAACATTTCACATCATGGACCAAGAAACCGCGTAG